In Trichoplusia ni isolate ovarian cell line Hi5 chromosome 7, tn1, whole genome shotgun sequence, a single genomic region encodes these proteins:
- the LOC113496257 gene encoding neurotrophin 1-like: MFGNNDNTTDLMLPILLDMANLIRRAVRSGKEPREVKIPYEPAPPQLLRRSFTEDTVYDDEPFETGVELTTMRSRRILPRNHTNRVYTGNRVQNVIHRETNISNRTHERNTTTPSTTTSEATTPMSVTKISSKYTNVSRLDNGTLDLMAESTNQTLAQDLPVAEKLRALNRYSDRKGAQFRRGTYQPKPPVRRTTPEPASPIPQSIAKRRPTPARKLPVSAADPNKCELFTNTLCLHSEDYPT; this comes from the exons ATGTTCGGTAACAATGACAATACCACAGACCTAATGCTACCCATACTCTTAGACATGGCTAATCTTATTCGAAGAGCGGTCAGGTCGGGGAAGGAACCAAGAGAGGTCAAAATACCGTACGAACCAGCACCACCACAGTTACTCAGACGATCATTCACAGAAGACACGGTTTACGATGATGAACCATTTGAAACGGGCGTAGAACTCACTACCATGCGATCTCGTAGAATATTACCAAGGAATCACACTAATAGAGTTTACACTGGAAACAGAGTACAGAATGTGATACACAGAGAAACTAATATTTCAAACCGTACACATGAA agGAACACAACTACGCCATCAACAACTACTTCAGAGGCAACAACACCAATGTCAGTGACGAAGATAAGCAGCAAATACACGAACGTATCGCGACTTGACAACGGAACATTAGACTTGATGGCAGAGTCTACGAACCAGACGCTGGCCCAAGACTTGCCGGTAGCTGAGAAGTTGAGGGCACTAAACAGATATAGTGATAGAAAAG GAGCTCAGTTCCGTCGCGGTACCTACCAGCCGAAGCCCCCAGTTCGCCGCACTACGCCTGAGCCAGCCTCGCCGATCCCACAGTCCATTGCCAAACGCCGACCAACTCCAGCGAGGAAGCTCCCTGTATCAGCTGCTGATCCTAACAAGTGTGAACTGTTTACCAATACGCTGTGTCTACACTCCGAGGATTACCCCACGTAA